The Bacillus sp. F19 DNA segment TGAGCGGCAGCGGGCCTACTGTGTTTGGCCTTGTCCGCTATGAATCGAGGCTTCATCGTGTGTATAACGGATTAAGAGGTTTTTGCGATCAGGTATTTGCTGTAAGATTGCTTGGGGAACGGAATAACCTTGATTAAATCCGTATATTAAGTTATATTATCTTTAAAATATTCGGATTTTGGAGGTTATTCCATGAAATTTCGTCGCAGTGGAAGGCTTGTTGATATGACTTATTACTTGCTACAACATCCACATGCACTTGTTCCTTTAACTTTTTTCTCTGATCAATATCAATCGGCCAAGTCTTCAATCAGTGAAGATTTGACGATCATAAAGCAAACCTTTGAACAGCGGGGCATCGGTTCACTCTTAACCGTGCCGGGCGCTGCCGGCGGAGTTAAATTTATTCCTAAAATCGGGGTAAATGAAGCAAAAGAAATTATTTCTGAGCTTTGCAGTCTAATGGCTAAACCGGAACGCCTGCTGCCCGGGGGATATTTATATTTAACAGATATACTCGGAAACCCGACTATGGTGAATCAGATTGGACGTTTATTTGCATCTGTTTTCGCTGACCGCAAAATTGATATTGTCATGACGGTAGCTACAAAAGGGATTCCTGTCGCTTACGCAGTAGCAAATCAGCTTGACGTACCAGTTGTCATTGTAAGAAGAGACAGCAAGGTAACAGAAGGACCGACTGTCAGCAT contains these protein-coding regions:
- the purR gene encoding pur operon repressor; the encoded protein is MKFRRSGRLVDMTYYLLQHPHALVPLTFFSDQYQSAKSSISEDLTIIKQTFEQRGIGSLLTVPGAAGGVKFIPKIGVNEAKEIISELCSLMAKPERLLPGGYLYLTDILGNPTMVNQIGRLFASVFADRKIDIVMTVATKGIPVAYAVANQLDVPVVIVRRDSKVTEGPTVSINYVSGSSKRIQTMVLSKRSLKVGSNVLIIDDFMKAGGTINGMVSMLEEFNANLAGIGVLVESEGVEERLVDEYISVVKLTDVDVKEKQIDVMDGNFFRFLNQVTL